A region of the Hyperolius riggenbachi isolate aHypRig1 chromosome 9, aHypRig1.pri, whole genome shotgun sequence genome:
ttcaacccaaagaacaccatccccaaagtcaaacatggtggtgggaacctaatgctttgggggtgttttacagccagtggaccagggaacctaatcacagtaaactgcaagataaaaaaaagagaaatacatgaggattctcaacgaaaacataaggcagtctgcagagaaacttggccttgggaacCAGTGGACatatcagcatgacaatgacccaaaacacacagcaaaagtggtgaagaaatggttagcagacaacaacattaacgttttggagtcctgtccaatccaattgagaatctgtggagggagctaaagatcagggtgatcacAAGAAAACCCTCCAAccagaaagatttggagctcattgctaaagatgaatgggcaaaaatacctgtggagacatgcaaatagCTGgtttgcaattataggaagcgtttgattgctgtaatagccaataaagacttttctattgattattgaaaagggtatgaataattaaggactggacactttttgctcaaatgtaaataaaagctgagaaatgttttttttcccacaataatgtctcttgtacatcgtcttattatcttttgggagacacctatgtcagtgcccataacaaaaattactagctggttgaataaaagtaactttaagtcaaaatttgcaaggAGTATTAATAATTATGGGAAGCActttatataaacatatataaatataatattatttacagtatatagcgccaacatcttccacagcactgtacagcactgtacagagtatatatagtcttgtcccttagaggagctcacaatctagtccctactttaatctatgtatgtatcgtgtagtgtatgtattgtagtctagggccaattttttttagggggaagccaattaacttatctgtatgtttttgggatgtgggaggaaaccagagtgcctggaggaaacccacacagacacgaggagaacatacaaactccttgcagatgttgacatggccaggatttgaaccggggacccagcgctgcaaggcgtgaCCActaaccaccgtgctgcccatatatatatatatatacacacaaaagaAGCACACATTAGTAAGCAATCCAGCAAGTACAACTAGATTCTTTAATGGTAAAGTCCGAGTAACAATGCAACATTCATGTGAAAAGCCAGGGAATCCGTACATAAATATAGTACCCAGGGACCCTTTATATAGCAAATATCAAAGATAGCGTAGTAGAGACCTAGACTGCCTATGCGACTGTGATCCAGGCATCCCAAATTAAATTATATCTGTCTAAATTATCAGAGGAAGTGTAAAAAATCCTATCTGTCAATTTGGTCTGATTAATCCTACTCGATACCAAGGAGAAAGGGATCTCAATTCTCAATCCGTTTccaacaggtagtccccggttaacaaacgagatagggactgtatgttcattcttaacctgaatctgttcttaagtcagaacactgtgccatctctgtcccctgtacctcttctgtgctcccctgtgcctccagtgcccccccccccctctgtgtcatatcTGCCctatgtacctgcttatacaagtttaaaaaacattttttctttgaattttttaaaatcgattttctcaaaaactacaagtccaatttgaaaaatgtttttacttgttcccatggaaacacagaatccatgtcgttcgtaagttgggcgttCATAAGTCGGAGACTACCTGTATATGCAATGACCCAGTTAGAGGCCAGCAAGGTATAATGAtatatagagatgggccgaacggttcgccggcgaacggttcccggcgaacttcggtggttcgcgttcgcctcccgcaggcgaacgtttccggaagttcggttcgccccacaatgcactatgagggtcaactttgaccctctacatcacagtcagcaggcccagtgtagccaattaggctacactagcccctggagccccaccccccttatataaggcaggcagcggcggccattacggccactcgtgtgcctgcattagagagagtagggcgagctgctgtctgtctctcatagggaaagattagttaggcttagctttccctggctgcatacctgttcagtgatcctgccactgcatacccgttctgtgaacccacccaccactgcatacctgttcagtgatcctgccactgcattcctgttctgtgaacccacccaccactgcatacctgttcagtgaccctgccactgcatacctgttctgtgaacccaccactgcatacctgttctgtgatcctgccactgcatacctgttctgtgaacccacccaccactgcatacctgttcagtgatcctgccactgcatacctgttctgtgaacccaccactgcatacctgttctgtgaacccacccaccactgcatacctgttcagtgatcctgccactgcatacctgttctgtgaacccacccaccactgcatacctgttcagtgatcctgccactgcatacctgttctgtgaacccaccactgcatacctgttctgtgaacccacccaccactgcatacctgttcagtgatcctgccactgcatacctgttctgtgaacccacccaccactgcatacctgttcagtgatcctgccactgcatacctgttctgtgaacccaccactgcatacctgttctgttcagtggacccgccactgcatacctgttctgttcagtggacccgccactgtatacctgtttagtgaacccgccactgcatacctgttctgttcagtgaacagtttggtgtgtcagtgtgaagcagtaccttaattacactacctgattgatgtatacacatgcaagatgttttaaagcactttaggcctgtcatttagcattcaatatgatttctgtccttaaaacgctgctttgcgtcaaatccagatttttcctggggacttttggcgtatatcccactccgccatgcccccctccaggtgttagaccccttgaaacatcttttccatcacttttgtggccagcataattattttttttttcaaagttcgcatccccattgaagtctattgcggttcgcgaactttaacgcgaaccggaccttccgcggaagttcgcgaacccggttcgcgaacctaaaatcggaggttcggcccaactctaatgataTACTGTAGGTGGCGAAACCATCCAGAGACATCAGGGTTAGGAAACCACAACAAGGCATTCTCCATATTCAATTGAATATGAAATTTAAATACCGTTTGAAGAAGTGATTTGACCTCATCCCAGAATTTAAACGCCTTAGTGCAGGTCCAAAATACATTGGAAAGTTAACCCTCCTGACAACAACCCCTAGAACAATAGCGAGAGGAGGATGGAAACCTTTTATTAAATCTCACGTGGGGTATAATACCACCTAAAGAGCAACTTAAGCGCTGTCTCTTTACATATTGTACCCTTATCAGCTCTGGCAACATGATCATGGACCTTATCCCACTGCAAAATCCCTTCCGATCTCCCTCTCCGAGGCATTCATGTAGGATATTTTTTTattagtgtttaaccacttaaggaccgggcttgtaTTGCTagatctgtgctgcatgggctctccagcccacagcacagatcaggaaccACGCAGggagaccagacttccccccttttttccccactagagggaAGTCCTGctgagggggtctgatcgccgccggctatctgcgtgctgcggggggctcctcaaagcccccctccgcagcgatattgggcctccctctccttccctccctctcctcttcattgtgggcggcacaggacggcgatccgtcctgcgccgcctcggaTAGGctacagcctatcagatgccggcgatacccggccaatcagaggctgtgcAGCAacgccatatgatgtaaacagcggggatttcttccccgcgtatttacatttagcctgcgagccgcgaacgGAGGattgcaggctgttcacggagacaccctccgtgaactgacatggaacgtttccatagtaacaccacttcgacctgccgatgcCTATCGGTTAAGTGGTTAACAAAATATATAATAGAAATGAGACCCACACCTCTTGGGAAGTTATAGCAAATATTTTCCTACACTGATGGAGTCATAGGGGGAGGAGATTTAAAAATGGAAAGAAAGAAATGCTTCATCTGGATATAGTGAAAATGAGTCTGGTACATCTCTACCAAACTTAAAAACCACAAAAGGAATAAATTTGCCAGGTCTCCTGAACTTCTTGGCAGTATGAAGAGAATTTCTTTCCCACCAGGCAAAGCTACGTCTATCACAAAAGGCAGGTGGAAAATTGGGATTGCCCAGAAACAATAAGCGCATTGGGAGATCTGAAGCCAACTGCAGCCTATGCCCATTGTGACTAATTTAATCTGAGAGGCAAGTCAACACTTACccctctttttaaactgttttaaatTCATCTTATTATTTTTGGGCACCCCCCTATCCTTGTTCGTCATAATCTCACCTCTGTTGAGAGGCTGTTAAGTTAGTTTCAGTTAGCTAAAAGCCCCATTCATCTAGGAGTATGATTATCTTGTTCCAGTTCCAGCTACCTGTACCCCAACAGGGGTGGGTACCTTTCCACAAGTGTCTATAGTGGTTGAAATTTTTGTCCTCATATTTTGATGTTCCAGTGTGCATTTTTGAAATGGTTTCTCCTTATAGCATCTTTGATATCTTTGTTTCTTACACTGTAAATGATGGGATTCAACATAGGCATCACCACGGTATAGAGAATGGAAAAAGCCTGATCCTGAAGTGGAGAGTAACTTGACTGAGGGCGCATATAGGCACACAAGATGGTGCCGTAATAGAGATTTAAAACTATGAGGTGTGATGTGCAAGTGGAGAAAGCTTTGCCTCTCCCTTTGTTGTGCTGGATTTTCATGATGGTAGAAAGAATGTGGAAGTAGGATAAACAGGTTACTAGAAAAGAAATCAAAGCAATAATTATACCAGATAAATACACCATAACTATGTTGATCCAAGTGTCTTTGCAGGAGAGCTGAAGCAGTGGAAACATTTCACAGTAAAAATGGTTCACATAATTGGATTTGCAAAATGGCAGCTGAAAGGTGGAAACGGCATGTACCACAGTATCTAAAAAACCCATAGTCCAGCATGATGCAACCAAACATAGGCATACTTTTTGGTTCATAATGATTGTGTATTGTAATGGGTTACAGATGGCATTGTATCTGTCATAGGCCATGGTAGGGAGTAATAAACACTCAGTAGCACCAAAAGACAAATGGAAGTACATCTGGGCAGCACATCCCAAAAATGAGATCCTTCTGTCCTTGGAAAGTGTATTGACAAGTATCTTGGGCACTACAGTTGTTGAAACACAAATGTCAATGAAAGAGAGGTTACTCAAGAAGAAGTACATGGGCGTTTGAAGGCTTGGATAAAGTCTCACCACAATGATCAACAAAAAATTGCCAGCCAATGTCACAaagtaaaaagaaagaaaaagaaagaacaagACATTCTGCAGCTTAGGGTCATCTGAGAGTCCACGAAGGATGAAATACCTTAAAAATGTTTGATTATTCTCCAAAGACATTCTTTACCAATTGCAGCAAAAATGCAGATTGTATCCTTTGTATTGCCTATTTCTATCTTGTGAGGAAGGTACAGATGGATGGATTCATAGATGTAAAGGTAAAAACTATGAGATATTTTTTGTTTGCCAGGATCAAATAAATACAGTAGTTAGAGGACTGGAGTCAGAccttttacttaaagtggatccgagataaacgtttactcattgcataattgtgttctggctataccagcctgcatgggaaacAAGGAGTTAAAGAGACTTCAGAGGTGACATTATTTTTATCAGTGAAAACCATCGGTATATTTGGCAGGGATCCTTATACCGCAatattgtgtctgtacagcaattcCTAGCCAAAGCATTGCCAGTTCCACCAGGTTTCCAgtactgaccacctggaaaccccggCATGAAATTTACGTCTCTTTATaattatgtaaatttacactaccgataGGTAGATACATTAGCTGTCATTTTACCACATtcataaaaaaaacctgcaaggtctttttgaaagataatgttccctcttgtttccactgtcctccttaacatacctagcaaatttgaTGGTATGGGgtggttttgctattaactgctattaaagaggaactccagtgaaaataatgtaatgaaaaaagtgcttcatttttacaataattatgtataaattatttagtcagtgtttgcacattgaaaaatctttcctctccctgatttacattctgacatttttactgctggcagatgatgtcagtggaaggagatgctggatgcttttttggcagttgaaaacagctgtacacagctgttatttcccacaatgcagcaaggctcccacagtgtgatgtcagaaccatggtcccgacatcacattgtgggaggggttttaccacaatatcagccatacagagctacctgatgatccgtttgtgaaaaggaaaagctttggaatgaagttcaattcttggttacggtttctctttaaccacctcaGCCTtcagtaatttttcatcttatgcatcggagcaattttcacctcccattcattcaccaataactttatcactacttatcacaattaattgatccatatcttattttttccgccaccaattaggctttctttgggtgatacattttgctaagaattatttttttctaaatgcattttaatggaaatattaagaaaaaaaatgaaaaaaatcattatatagtagccagtatagctttaaaataatacatgctaccataattaatacccacgtattttatttgcccatttgtcctggttattattacaccatttaaattatgtccctagcacaatgtatggcgccaatattttatttggaaataaaggtgcattttttcagttttgcgtccatcactatttacaagcttataattttaaaaaattatagtaataatagtaatataccctctttacatgcatattaaaaagttcagacccttaggtaactatttatgttgtttttttattgtttttttttaattaaacattttatttggttatgtttttggagtgtgggaggtaaacagttaattttaaatgacattgtttgtgggtttatttttaaaaatgtatgtagatgtagttttactatttggccacaagttggcCCCAGTGAATTTTTTTTGTCCTGTAACCATaacaagtacgcttacaggaagtgcagaggGGATGTAATGTAACACTCGGCTGTCagtctttctaacggggacttagatcaactgtgttcccatttattgatctccagGATAACGGGTGGCGGCACGGGAGCGTGCGGCCGAACGATCGTCCGTGGGAGCGTGCAGCAGCCCGATAGCAGCTTTTTGGACGTAGcaactacgtccaaaaggcttaaatggttaaagtcgGAGGTATTCTTCAGTTGATTTCCATCCCAAAAATTGCTTGTGAATTCATGGAAATGTGAACctgaatgtgcataattactgcaAAAATTCATAACGAGCAAAAAAAGCTCAATTCACTATGAAATTGAGCATGAAAAAAGCATTCTTGCTCATACTTAGGTGGAACATCTCAGTCAAATGGGCAATGTGAGACTGCAATTCATTATACTGGCACAGAAGCAGTCTGTCTTTTACCTGTAGGCCACACCACTTTTAACCACCTCCTGCCCGCCTAATGCAGGAGTGTGGCAGGAGAGTGGCTCCTTTGTTCCTCTGTGATGCATATGTGTGCCATCTCGGGAGGAATGAGATTTGATGGAAACTCACACGAGCGCTCGCTCCCATCAGCCGCCACAGCAGAACCCAACTGTTTTTTAggtaattatttattttattatttaaatagcgctgacatcttatgcagagctgcacagaggaaagtcttgtcacttaactatccctctgacaggctcacaatctaatccctaccataggcttATGTCTAtacatgtatagtgtagtgtagtgtatgtagcgTAGtccagagccaatttaggggtagaAGGGGGAATacaaatatttaatttttttttctatttgtgagaagaaaaggagctaaaattaatttgggtactaccgagcaaaaaaaaaaaccattaaagttgtgaagtgcctaattgtaaaaaatggcctgctcACTAGGGAGTTATAAACCTCAggggctcaagtggttaaagggacactaaacagacctgaaaaatgcaatactgaaattacctgggtttcctccagccccttgtggTCCGTGATGTCCCTCTGGGTCCCTTCAGTTCTCCAGCTGGTGGCTCCTGCTACCTGTGCAACTCAGCCGGGAGTCGAGCGCAACTCTGTCTGCACACCTTTCTCAATCATGCGCCTGTTACCCTAAAtgttctgtgcatgtgtggttcTGGAAAGAATGAACATGCGCAGAACATTCACGGCAGGGATCAAGTTGCACGTGCGAGTGGGCCACGCATACGCAGTTGTGCACCAATTCTGGCTGGTAGCATAACTGTCagtgggagaacagaggggacctAGAGGATGCAGAGGTACCTCAAAGACAACAGGGAGcttgaggaaaccccaggtaagtttagtACTGCATTTTTTTAGGTctgttcagtgtttctttaacagataGCTTTTTGATCCCTAAATACCAGAAGTTAGGTTGGATTCTCCAGCCAGCAAAATGTAATAGTCACTATCCCTCCTCCCTGGATATATTAATTATATAAGCCTCCagataaaaaaaattaagtattCATTTTCCCCAGACAAAATAATCACGTAGTTGCATGCTTTAAGATAAAATAATAAAGTAGCCATGACACCCAGATAAAATAAGTAGTCATGTGCCCctagatatcagtattaggtagccagattgcCCCCATCCTCCCTCTTTGAGGTATTAGGTGCCCCTGTAAGTCCCCAGGTGTGCCCCTAGAACAGACTTCTCTTTAGAGTTGAGAAACCTCTACACAATCTTTTGAATTTCAGAAAAACCATGagtaaaaattacaaatacaAATCACACCAATtttatgaggttttttttctacctactatcagtggtgctcagcagagctcgaatattcgagtagctcgaatattcgagctctttttcagctattcgagctcgaacaccgagcttgaatagctatagctattcgaatgggctattcgagtgaactcgaatagcccactcactattcgagcaaacagcgctattcgagctcgaatatcgagctcgaatagcgtcatagcccagattgatgtccttagagccaatcagagggctcccaggccctctgacggcagc
Encoded here:
- the LOC137533470 gene encoding olfactory receptor 5G3-like, whose amino-acid sequence is MSLENNQTFLRYFILRGLSDDPKLQNVLFFLFLSFYFVTLAGNFLLIIVVRLYPSLQTPMYFFLSNLSFIDICVSTTVVPKILVNTLSKDRRISFLGCAAQMYFHLSFGATECLLLPTMAYDRYNAICNPLQYTIIMNQKVCLCLVASCWTMGFLDTVVHAVSTFQLPFCKSNYVNHFYCEMFPLLQLSCKDTWINIVMVYLSGIIIALISFLVTCLSYFHILSTIMKIQHNKGRGKAFSTCTSHLIVLNLYYGTILCAYMRPQSSYSPLQDQAFSILYTVVMPMLNPIIYSVRNKDIKDAIRKLTDRIFYTSSDNLDRYNLIWDAWITVA